One Setaria viridis chromosome 5, Setaria_viridis_v4.0, whole genome shotgun sequence genomic region harbors:
- the LOC117856839 gene encoding vacuolar protein sorting-associated protein 55 homolog: protein MFSTSILLQILACALYNNWWPMLAALMYVLVPMPCLFFGGGSTHFLTSREGGGWINAAKFLTGASAMGSLAIPAILRHAGLIETGAMFIEFTSFFILVCTVMCFHRATLDEDW, encoded by the exons ATGTTTTCCACAAGCATTCTGCTGCAGATACTG GCATGTGCTTTGTACAACAACTGGTGGCCCATGTTAGCAG CTCTCATGTATGTCCTCGTACCAATGCCATGCCTGTTTTTCGGTGGTGGATCCACACACTTCTTGACAAGCAGAGAAGGCGGGGG GTGGATTAATGCTGCAAAATTCCTGACTGGTGCGTCTGCCATGGGAAGCCTTGCCATCCCAGCTATTCTGAGGCACGCTGGCCTAATCGAGACTGGTGCCATGTTCATTGAGTTCACGTCCTTCTTCATCCTTGTATGCACAGTGATGTGCTTCCACAGGGCTACCCTAGATGAAGATTGGTAA
- the LOC117857237 gene encoding U4/U6 small nuclear ribonucleoprotein Prp31 homolog: MASLADSFLADLDELSDNEGYPEADNAEAAGMEEDGDDDMPDLESLNYDDLDSVSKLQKTQRYNDIMQKVEVALQKGTDFSNQGSILEEDPEYQLIVDCNALSVDIENEIIIIHNFIRDKYRLKFPELESLVHHPIDYARVVKKIGNEMDLTLVDLEGLLPSAIIMVVSVTASTTSGKPLSEENLEKTVEACDRALTLDTAKKKVLDFVESRMGYIAPNLSAIVGSAVASKLMGTAGGLGALAKMPACNVQLLGAKRKNLAGFSTATSQFRVGYLEQTEVFQSTPPALRTRACRLIAGKSTLAARIDSIRGDPTGKAGRNLLEEIRKKIEKWQEPPPAKLPKPLPVPDSEPKKKRGGRRLRKMKERYAQTDMMKLANRMQFGIPEESSLGDGLGEGYGMLGQAGSGKLRVSAAQNKLAAKVAKKFKEKSYGSSGATSGLTSSLAFTPVQGIELSNPQAQGNPLGGGTQSTYFSETGTFSKIRRTQ, translated from the exons ATG GCAAGCCTTGCCGATTCTTTTCTAGCGGATCTTGATGAACTGTCAGACAATGAAGGCTATCCT GAAGCAGACAATGCTGAGGCAGCTGGTATGGAGgaggatggtgatgatgatatgCCTGACCTTGAGTCTCTTAATTATGATGATCTAGATAGTGTCTCAAAGTTGCAGAAGACACAACGCTATAATGACATAATGCAA AAAGTTGAAGTTGCACTTCAGAAAGGCACTGACTTCTCCAATCAAGGTTCCATCCTGGAGGAGGATCCAGAGTACCAGCTAATTGTTGATTGCAATGCTTTGTCCGTAGATATTGAGAATGAAATCATCATAATCCATAATTTCATACGTGACAAGTATAGGTTGAAGTTTCCTGAACTGGAGTCCCTCGTTCATCATCCGATTGATTATGCCCGTGTTGTCAAAAAGATTGGAAATGAGATGGACTTAACACTTGTAGATCTGGAAGGGCTTTTACCTTCTGCAATTATAATGGTTGTCTCAGTGACAGCATCAACAACAAGTGGGAAGCCTCTTTCCGAGGAGAATTTGGAAAAAACTGTTGAAGCATGTGACAGAGCCCTTACCCTCGATACTGCAAAGAAGAAAGTGCTTGATTTTGTAGAGAGCAGAATGGGTTACATTGCACCAAACCTTTCTGCTATTGTTGGTAGTGCTGTTGCCTCGAAACTGATGGGTACTGCTGGTGGTCTGGGAGCGCTTGCAAAAATGCCTGCCTGTAATGTTCAGTTACTTGGTGCAAAGAGGAAAAATCTTGCTGGATTTTCTACTGCCACATCTCAGTTTCGTGTTGGCTATCTTGAACAAACTGAAGTATTTCAGAGCACACCTCCAGCTCTGAGGACTAGGGCGTGCAGGCTTATTGCTGGAAAGTCAACTCTAGCGGCAAGGATTGATTCAATTAGAGGTGATCCAACTGGAAAAGCTGGGCGGAACTTGTTAGAAGAAATTCGTAAGAAGATCGAGAAGTGGCAAGAACCGCCTCCTGCAAAGCTTCCAAAGCCCCTTCCTGTTCCTGACTCTGAGCCtaaaaagaagagaggaggTCGTCGGCTTCGAAAAATGAAAGAAAG ATATGCGCAAACTGATATGATGAAGCTTGCCAACCGGATGCAATTTGGGATTCCAGAGGAGAGCTCATTAG GTGATGGCTTGGGGGAAGGTTATGGCATGCTCGGACAGGCAGGAAGTGGCAAGCTGCGTGTTTCAGCTGCACAAAACAAGCTTGCTGCTAAAGTGGCGAAAAA ATTCAAGGAGAAGAGCTATGGTAGCAGCGGTGCAACTTCAGGATTGACATCTAGTTTGGCATTTACACCAGTTCAG GGAATAGAGTTGTCAAATCCACAGGCCCAAGGGAACCCGCTTGGAGGTGGAACTCAAAGTACCTACTTTTCTGAGACTGGCACATTTTCGAAGATCAGAAGGACCCAGTAG
- the LOC140222935 gene encoding mitochondrial-processing peptidase subunit alpha-like: protein MLSGMLRSSTRVLRKLCGLEPAAAAARRLSAADASAASSSARDNSLLRPLPGLDLPPPLADNLGRSPTRVTTLPSGIRVATEDVPGPSACIGFFVNSGSVYESGETTGVSYMLEKMAFKGTNHRRHRNLVHELELAGGNVGASYSREQMVYSYDTLKGYMPEAIEILIDCMRNPLFLQEEVERQLVLAREEVQDLHKNPEKFLHEQLNLVGFSGALANPLIPPEDALSRINDKIIQKFYHENYTADRVVLAASGVDHEQLLNYAEFLLRDWHKGSPVEKPKSTYVGGDSRYRADSDMTHVALAFEVPGGWLQERDATIMTIIQTLMGGGGSFSSGGPGKGMHSRLYLRVLNKYHAVQSFSAFSNVYDNTGLFGIYLTTSSDFVAKAVDVAISELIAVATPGEVTEVELQRAKNSTISSVLMNLESRVIVAEDIGRQLLTYGCRKPIDYFLQCMEEITLDDITTFARKMLSSQPTTVSWGDVDKVPPYEFVCKRFR, encoded by the exons ATGCTCTCCGGGATGCTGCGCTCCTCCACGCGCGTCCTCCGCAAG CTGTGCGGATTGGAacccgcggcggctgcggcgcgacGGCTCTCCGCCGCGGACGCATCCGCGGCGTCTTCCTCCGCGCGCGACAACTCACTCCTGCGCCCTCTCCCCGGCCTGGAcctcccgccgcccctcgccgacAACCTGGGCCGCAGCCCCACCCGGGTCACCACGCTCCCCAGCGGCATCCGCGTCGCCACCGAGGACGTCCCG GGTCCTTCGGCGTGCATCGGCTTCTTCGTTAACTCCGGCTCCGTTTACGAGTCCGGGGAGACCACCGGCGTGTCGTACATGCTGGAGAAGATGGCCTTCAAGGGCACCAACCACCGGAGGCACCGCAACCTCGTGCACGAGCTCGAGCTTGCTGGAGGCAATGTCGGTGCCTCCTATTCCAGGGAGCAGATGGTCTACAGCTATGACACGCTCAAGGGCTACATGCCAGAGGCTATTGAGATACTCATCGACTGCATGCGCAACCCGCTCTTCCTCCAGGAAGAAGTCGAGCGCCAG TTGGTCCTTGCTCGAGAGGAAGTCCAGGACCTGCACAAGAATCCTGAGAAGTTTCTTCATGAACAGCTTAACCTTGTTGGATTTTCAGGTGCACTTGCAAATCCGCTAATACCTCCTGAGGATGCTCTTTCGAGAATCAATGACAAGATTATTCAAAAGTTTTATCAT GAAAACTATACCGCTGATCGTGTGGTTCTAGCAGCATCTGGTGTTGATCATGAACAATTGCTAAACTATGCTGAATTTTTGTTGCGTGATTGGCACAAGGGGTCACCTGTGGAAAAACCAAAGTCTACATACGTGGGTGGTGATTCCAGATACAGAGCAGATTCAGAT ATGACGCATGTTGCATTAGCTTTTGAAGTGCCAGGTGGCTGGCTTCAAGAAAGAGATGCTACAATTATGACCATCATACAG ACTTTAATGGGTGGTGGTGGTTCATTCTCCTCTGGCGGTCCTGGGAAAGGGATGCATTCACGGCTCT ATCTACGGGTCCTCAATAAATATCATGCTGTCCAATCTTTTTCAGCATTTAGTAATGTATATGACAATACTGGCCTCTTTGGCATCTACTTGACCACG TCATCAGATTTTGTTGCAAAGGCTGTTGATGTTGCAATAAGTGAATTGATTGCTGTTGCAACACCTGGAGAAG TGACAGAGGTTGAACTGCAACGAGCGAAAAACTCAACAATTTCATCCGTATTAATGAATCTCGAATCCAGG GTAATTGTTGCAGAAGATATTGGAAGGCAGCTGTTGACTTATGGTTGCAG GAAGCCTATTGATTACTTCCTTCAGTGTATGGAAGAAATTACTCTAGATGATATCACAACATTTGCCAGGAAGATGTTATCTTCGCAACCCACAACGGTTAGCTGGGGAGATG TTGACAAAGTTCCTCCGTACGAATTTGTTTGCAAGCGGTTCCGGTAG
- the LOC117856837 gene encoding uncharacterized protein, whose protein sequence is MTRLTLEQAAREAGSDGTGATALNLSHRALSDVSCLSSFNKLERLDLGYNCLVTLEGLSSCANLKWLSVIENKLVSLKGVEGLSKLQVLNAGKNKLTKMDEVASLTSLGALILNDNNISSICKLDRLQQLNTLVLSKNPIFAIGNALAKAKSMKKLSLSHCQIENIGSSLAACVELKELRLSHNKITTIPSDLAKNVKMLNLDLGNNLIERSSDLEVLSELRYLRNLNLQGNPISEKDSHVKKVKKLVPTLRILNAKPLEASSKSDNRYEKENDPVEVDRKKKDKKLQSKQQLKVPEEPEVKTVSLGVTTSALGKSEVLDGKERKKGRKEAKKKPEVEEHANDSKSKRKDDVDDTGRKDKKAKRKKFVDEEDIDAEGIDNTEISFADLVFSKQYSSEPKLKDSSTQEVAPDGKFEDLVIDHTKKRKKSKNAVTITDPSALKMISSVPDVGAGGLGLSGWDD, encoded by the exons atgacgCGGCTAACCTTGGAGCaggcggcgcgcgaggcggGATCGGACGGGACCGGCGCTACGGCCCTCAACCTCTCCCACCGCGCGCTCTCCGAC GTGTCGTGCCTGAGCAGCTTCAACAAGCTGGAGCGCCTCGACCTCGGCTACAACTGCCTCGTCACCCTCGAG GGTTTATCCTCCTGTGCCAACCTGAAGTGGCTTTCGGTTATTGAAAACAAGCTTGTGAGCTTAAAAGGCGTTGAAGGACTCTCAAAGCTGCAA GTGCTGAATGCTGGCAAGAACAAACTTACAAAGATGGATGAGGTTGCATCCTTAACAAGCCTGGGGGCATTGATTCTCAATG ATAACAATATTTCTTCCATCTGCAAGCTTGATCGGCTGCAACAGTTGAATACACTCG TTCTCTCTAAGAATCCCATTTTTGCCATTGGCAATGCTTTGGCCAAGGCTAAGTCTATGAAAAAG CTATCCTTGTCACACTGCCAAATAGAAAATATTGGGTCCTCTCTTGCTGCATGTGTGGAATTGAAGGAACTCAGGCTTTCCCACAACAAGATCACT ACAATCCCTTCGGATTTGGCTAAAAATGTGAAGATGCTGAACCTTGATTTAGGGAATAACTTGATCGAGAGGAGTTCAGATCTTGAG GTACTTTCTGAATTGCGCTACTTGAGGAACCTTAATTTGCAGGGAAATCCTATTTCTGAGAAAGACAGCCATGTCAAAAAG GTTAAGAAACTTGTGCCAACCTTGAGAATCTTGAATGCAAAGCCCCTAGAGGCCAGCTCCAAGAGTGATAACAGATATGAAAAAGAGAATGATCCAGTTGAGGTTGATAGGAAAAAGAAGGATAAAAAGCTGCAGTCGAAACAACAGTTAAAGGTCCCTGAAGAGCCTGAAGTCAAGACTGTTTCCCTAGGTGTCACCACTTCTGCCCTTGGCAAATCTGAAGTGCTGGATGGTAAGGAAAGGAAAAAGGGCAGGAAGGAAGCAAAGAAGAAGCCTGAAGTGGAAGAACATGCCAATGACAGCAAATCGAAGAGGAAGGATGATGTTGATGATACTGGTAGAAAGGACAAGAAGGCCAAGAGGAAGAAATTtgttgatgaagaagacataGATGCTGAAGGAATCGATAATACCGAAATCTCATTTGCTGATTTAGTGTTTTCCAAACAGTACAGTTCAGAGCCCAAACTAAAGGACAGTTCAACCCAGGAAGTAGCTCCAGACGGAAAGTTTGAAGATTTGGTAATTGATCACacaaagaagagaaagaagtcAAAAAATGCAGTCACCATCACCGATCCCTCAGCTCTTAAGATGATATCCTCTGTTCCAGATGTAGGGGCAGGCGGACTCGGCCTGTCAGGATGGGATGATTAG
- the LOC117857236 gene encoding uncharacterized protein, which translates to MRRLEVAELVLLAAAASALAAALILFCVHNRRESRKRRPPAPELPLSQQVPTAVPAKTSRSSHLVVLLMIMLCPWRRQRARIEPAAASDSQADSSPAAAAAEGVASWTERWFGPASRALYTIDEEDGEDGDSEEQQEEQEQAEPPDTPFYTPVASPARPGW; encoded by the coding sequence ATGAGACGCCTGGAGGTGGCCGagctcgtcctcctcgccgccgcggcctccgccttaGCCGCCGCGCTCATCCTCTTCTGCGTCCACAACCGCCGAGAGAGCAGGAAGCGGCGGCCGCCTGCGCCGGAGCTGCCGCTCTCCCAACAAGTGCCCACCGCCGTCCCCGCGAAGACCAGCCGGAGCAGCCACCTCGTCGTCCTGCTAATGATAATGCTCTGCCCATGGCGACGCCAGCGCGCGCGCATCGAGCCGGCAGCCGCGTCGGATTCCCAGGCGGACTCTTCTCCGGCAGCCGCGGCAGCGGAGGGCGTGGCGTCGTGGACGGAGCGGTGGTTCGGACCCGCCTCGCGGGCGCTCTACACCAtcgacgaggaggacggcgaggatggCGACAGCGAGGAACAGcaagaggagcaggagcaggcagaGCCGCCCGACACGCCGTTCTACACGCCGGTGGCGtcgccggcccggcccggctgGTGA
- the LOC117856838 gene encoding protein COFACTOR ASSEMBLY OF COMPLEX C SUBUNIT B CCB3, chloroplastic, with protein MEASLLLAPKPSMPRTVYSIVSASRRCLVVAAGHNKELGTHSSERRCSDGQVPVTTRARGGLLGAVAAAATTMSSTLAVLPCHASSSAALAVLGELDPATAKTVAGVAGPALSAFGFLFILRIVMSWYPRLPVTEFPYVLAYAPTEPFLAVTRRVIPPLGGVDVTPVVWFGLVSFLNEILVGPQGLLILLSQQV; from the exons ATGGAGGCTTCGTTGCTTTTGGCTCCCAAACCTTCCATGCCCAGGACCGTGTATTCGATCGTCTCTGCGAGCAGGAGGTGCCTCGTCGTCGCTGCCGGCCACAACAAG GAACTCGGCACCCACTCATCAGAAAGACGCTGCAGCGATGGCCAGGTCCCTGTAACGACGCGAGCACGCGGTGGCCTATTGGGTGCCGTCGCCgcagcggcgacgacgatgagcagCACACTAGCAGTGCTGCCATGCCATGCTTCGTCTTCGGCGGCGTTGGCGGTGCTGGGCGAGCTGGACCCGGCGACGGCGAAGACGGTGGCGGgcgtggcggggccggcgcTGTCGGCGTTCGGCTTCCTCTTCATCCTGCGGATCGTCATGTCGTGGTACCCGAGGCTCCCCGTCACGGAGTTCCCCTACGTGCTGGCCTACGCGCCCACCGAGCCATTCCTCGCCGTCACCCGCAGGGTCATCCCACCGCTCGGCGGCGTCGACGTCACGCCCGTCGTCTGGTTCGGACTCGTCAGCTTCCTCAACGAGATCCTCGTCGGCCCGCAGGGACTGCTCATCCTGCTCTCCCAGCAGGTCTAG
- the LOC117856840 gene encoding ABC transporter D family member 1, with the protein MSSLQLLQLTERGRNLLSSRRRTLAVVSGALLAGGTLAYTQSGRWNKQQKENACSDGNAHTGTKDRNGQNGIDGKLVKPRKKKSGLKSLHFLAAILLKKIGPNGSNYLLGLIITAVLRTAVGHRLAKVQGYLFRAAFLRRVPTFTHLIIENLLLCFLQSTIYQTSKYLTGSLGLRFKKILTDLVHADYFENMVYYKISHVDHRISNPEQRIASDIPKFCSELSDLVQDDLAAIAEALIYIWRLCSYASPKYVLWILAYVIGAGGTIRKFSPAFGKLKSMEQQLEGEYRQVHSRLRTHAESVAFYGGENREASHIMQRFGALVKHLNVVLHENWWFGMIQDFLLKYLGATVGVILIIEPFFAGNLRPESSTLGRAEMLSNLRYHTSVIISLFQSLGTLSISSRRLNILSGYANRIHELLEVSRELSGVRDRLMTQNSSAANYISEANYIEFSGVKVVTPSGNVLVDDLTLRLESGSNLLITGPNGSGKSSLFRVLGGLWPLVSGHIVKPGVGSNLNKEIFYVPQRPYTAVGTLRDQLIYPLTADQETEPLNYSGMVDLLKNVDLEYLLERYPLDKEVNWGDELSLGEQQRLGMARLFYHKPKFAILDECTSAVTIDMEERFCKRVRAMGTSCITISHRPALVAFHEIVLSLDGEGGWNVQDNRNGSSFSPEVEVDVLKSSETDRKSDALTVQRAFVTSTKGNASSKLKKQSYSTEVIASSPSMEIEHTVQAPIVTQLKCSPRPLPVRVAAMSQILVPKLFDKQGGQLLAVAVLVFSRTWISDRIASLNGTSVKYVLEQDKAAFIRLTGISVLQSAANSIVSPSLRNLTSRIALGWRIRMTNHLLQYYLKRNAFYKVFNISGMNMDADQRITHDVEKLTNDLAGLVTGMVKPLVDILWFTWRMKLLSGRRGVAILYAYMFLGLGFLRAVSPDFGDLANQEQELEGTFRFMHSRLRTHAESIAFFGGGSREKAMIDAKFTTWLNHSKVLLRKKWLYGIFDDFVTKQLPHNVTWGLSLLYALEHKGDRALTSTQGELAHALRFLASVVSQSFIAFGDILELHKKFLELSGGINRIFELEELLQAAQSNPAVPSDAIKAASEEIISFRNVDIVTPSQKLLASQLSCDVSQGKSLLVTGPNGSGKSSIFRVLRGLWPIASGRLTKPSEGIFNVPQRPYTCLGTLRDQIIYPLSREEAELKMLSHETSDKSAASKMLDDHLKMILENVRLVYLLEREGWDATPNWEDILSLGEQQRLGMARLFFHCPKYGILDECTNATSVDVEEHLYRLATNMGITVITSSQRPALIPFHSLELKLIDGEGKWKLCAIHQ; encoded by the exons ATGTCATCGCTTCAGTTACTGCAGCTAACAGAACGCGGGCGCAACCTTTTGTCTTCAAGAAG GAGAACACTTGCAGTTGTTTCTGGTGCACTACTTGCTGGCGGAACTTTAGCATATACCCAGTCAGGCCGATGGAATAAACAACAGAAAGAAAATGCTTGCAGCGATGGAAATGCACataccgggactaaagacagaAATGGTCAAAATGGTATTGATGGTAAATTGGTTAAaccaaggaaaaagaaaagtggaTTGAAGTCCTTACATTTTCTGGCCGCCATCTTACTTAAGAAGATTGGTCCGAATGGATCAAATTACCTTCTTGGCTTGATAATAACAGCA GTCTTGCGTACAGCTGTTGGCCACAGATTAGCAAAAGTACAAGGGTATTTGTTCAGAGCTGCATTCCTTCGGCGAGTTCCAACCTTTACACATCTGATTATTGAAAATCTTCTTCTATGCTTTCTCCAATCCACAATATATCAGACGTCAAAGTACTTGACAGGGTCATTAGGCTTGCGCTTCAAGAAAATTTTGACGGATCTTGTCCATGCTGATTATTTTGAG AACATGGTGTACTACAAGATCTCGCATGTTGATCATCGGATCTCAAACCCAGAGCAAAGAATTGCAAGTGATATACCAAAGTTCTGCTCGGAACTAAGTGACCTTGTACAAGATGATCTGGCAGCAATTGCAGAAGCGTTAATATATATCTGGCGCCTCTGCTCTTATGCAAGTCCGAAATATGTATTGTGGATTCTG GCATATGTTATAGGTGCTGGTGGTACAATTAGAAAATTTTCTCCTGCTTTTGGTAAGCTGAAGTCTATGGAACAACAGCTAGAGGGGGAATATCGCCAGGTCCATTCACGATTGAGAACACATGCCGAGAGTGTGGCATTTTATGGTGGTGAAAACAGAGAAGCATCGCATATTATGCAGCGGTTTGGGGCACTTGTTAAGCACTTGAATGTTGTTCTCCATGAAAACTGGTGGTTTGGCATGATTCAAGATTTTCTTCTGAAGTATCTTGGTGCCACTGTGGGAGTTATCCTAATTATCGAACCTTTCTTTGCGGGGAATCTTAGACCTGAATCATCCACCTTAGGACGGGCAGAGATGTTGAGCAATCTCCGATACCACACCAGTGTGATAATATCACTATTTCAGTCTCTTGGGACCCTTTCTATCAGTTCAAGGCGCTTAAATATTCTCAG tGGCTATGCTAATCGTATTCATGAGTTACTGGAGGTCTCCCGTGAGCTATCTGGTGTTCGTGATAGATTGATGACTCAAAATTCTTCTGCTGCAAATTATATCAGCGAGGCAAATTATATAGAGTTTTCaggtgttaag GTGGTGACACCCTCTGGGAATGTTTTGGTTGATGATTTGACGCTCCGATTGGAGTCAGGCTCTAACCTGTTGATCACAG GCCCCAATGGTAGTGGAAAAAGCTCCCTATTCCGTGTTCTTGGTGGTCTGTGGCCGCTGGTATCTGGTCATATTGTCAAACCTGGTGTTGGTTCTAATCTCAACAAGGAAATATTTTATGTGCCCCAGAGACCATATACAGCTGTTGGAACACTTCGTGACCAGTTGATCTATCCGCTTACAGCAGACCAGGAAACTGAACCACTCAACTATAGTGGCATGGTGGATCTTCTAAAGAAT GTTGATCTAGAATACTTGCTAGAACGCTATCCTCTTGATAAGGAAGTTAACTGGGGTGATGAATTGTCTCTTGGCGAGCAGCAAAGATTAGGAATGGCTAGACTGTTCTATCATAAACCCAAGTTTGCTATCCTGGATGAATGCACTAGTGCTGTGACAATTGATATGGAAGAACGTTTCTGCAAAAGGGTTCGAGCAATGGGCACATCATGCATAACAATATCTCACCGTCCAGCATTAGTTGCATTTCATGAAATTGTTTTATCCTTGGATGGTGAAGGAGGGTGGAATGTGCAGGACAACAG AAATGGTTCATCCTTCTCCCCTGAAGTAGAGGTTGATGTGTTGAAGTCATCAGAAACTGATCGCAAATCTGATGCACTTACTGTTCAAAGGGCTTTTGTCACCAGCACAAAG GGCAATGCATCATCAAAGCTCAAGAAGCAGTCCTATTCAACAGAGGTGATAGCATCTTCCCCTAGTATGGAGATAGAACATACAGTACAAGCACCTATCGTAACACAATTGAAATGCTCTCCAAGACCTTTGCCTGTCAGAGTTGCTGCAATGTCTCAAATACTG GTTCCAAAGCTGTTTGATAAACAAGGAGGGCAGCTACTTGCAGTGGCAGTACTAGTATTTTCCCGTACTTGGATTTCGGATCGTATAGCTTCACTGAATG GAACAAGTGTCAAGTATGTCTTGGAGCAGGACAAAGCTGCCTTCATTCGTTTGACTGGCATAAGTGTGCTGCAAAGTGCCGCAAATTCTATCGTGTCACCCTCACTAAG AAATCTTACTTCAAGAATTGCCCTTGGATGGCGGATTCGCATGACCAACCATCTACTTCAATATTATTTGAAAAGAAATGCTTTTTACAAG GTATTCAACATTTCGGGCATGAATATGGATGCAGACCAAAGAATAACACATGATGTAGAGAAGTTGACCAATGATCTTGCTGGCTTGGTTACTGGAATGGTGAAGCCACTAGTTGACATTCTTTG GTTTACATGGAGAATGAAGCTTTTGTCTGGGCGAAGAGGAGTTGCTATACTATATGCTTACATGTTCCTAGGTCTTGGTTTTCTAAGAGCTGTGTCCCCTGACTTCGGTGATCTTGCAAACCAagaacaagaacttgaaggcACATTCAG ATTCATGCACTCAAGATTGCGGACACATGCTGAGTCAATAGCTTTCTTTGGTGGTGGATCAAGGGAAAAAGCT ATGATTGATGCTAAATTCACAACATGGCTCAACCACTCAAAGGTTCTATTGAGAAAAAAGTGGCTTTACGGTATTTTTGATGATTTCGTGACGAAACAACTACCTCATAATGTGACATGGGGGCTTAGTTTGTTATATGCTTTGGAGCACAAGGGAGACCGAGCTTTGACTTCAACCCAAG GAGAGCTGGCACATGCCCTGCGGTTCTTGGCGTCTGTGGTGTCACAAAGCTTCATAGCATTTGGTGATATTCTTGAATTGCACAAGAAGTTCCTTGAACTTTCTGGTGGTATTAACAGAATATTTGAGCTTGAGGAGCTTCTTCAGGCAGCACAAAGCA ATCCTGCTGTGCCTTCTGATGCTATTAAGGCCGCCTCCGAAGAAATCATCTCCTTCCGTAATGTGGATATTGTAACACCATCACAGAAGCTATTGGCTAGCCAATTGTCTTGTGATGTATCTCAAGGAAAAAGCCTTCTTGTGACCG GTCCAAATGGTAGTGGAAAGAGTTCCATTTTTAGGGTGCTCCGAGGTTTGTGGCCCATTGCTTCTGGTAGACTTACCAAGCCATCCGAAGGAATTTTTAATGTCCCTCAACGTCCATATACTTGTCTTGGAACCTTGAGGGATCAGATCATATACCCTCTCTCACGGGAGGAGGCAGAGTTGAAGATGCTTTCACACGAAACAA GTGACAAGTCTGCAGCTTCCAAGATGTTGGATGATCACCTGAAGATGATTCTAGAGAATGTTCGCTTGGTGTATCTTCTAGAAAGAGAAGGTTGGGATGCTACTCCTAACTGGGAAGATATCCTATCCTTGGGGGAACAGCAGAGGCTGGGGATG GCTCGTTTATTCTTTCACTGTCCTAAATACGGCATCCTTGACGAGTGCACTAA TGCCACAAGTGTGGATGTTGAGGAGCATTTGTACAGGTTAGCAACCAACATGGGCATAACAGTCATCACATCCTCACAA AGGCCTGCTCTGATTCCCTTCCATTCTTTGGAACTGAAACTCATCGATGGCGAAGGGAAGTGGAAGCTATGTGCCATCCACCAATAA